In bacterium 336/3, the following proteins share a genomic window:
- a CDS encoding ArsR family transcriptional regulator, whose product MEIIEFSQERLEKVANILKAIAHPIRIQIVNLLHINTRMNVSELLEIIHIDQGLLSHHLINMKDKGILACEREGKNIYYSLKETAIVGVLECMKKCKI is encoded by the coding sequence ATGGAAATAATAGAATTTTCTCAAGAACGACTCGAAAAGGTAGCTAATATACTCAAAGCCATTGCACACCCTATTAGAATACAGATTGTAAACTTATTACACATAAATACACGCATGAATGTTTCCGAATTGCTTGAAATTATTCATATAGATCAAGGTTTACTTTCTCATCATCTTATTAATATGAAAGATAAAGGTATTTTGGCTTGTGAGAGAGAAGGGAAAAATATTTATTATTCTTTGAAAGAAACGGCTATTGTAGGCGTTTTGGAATGTATGAAAAAGTGTAAAATCTAA